tgagttcaacaaattattttaggttagaatcccgcccttaaatacctaaggggtcattacaggagcgcttaaatttaatgCTAGCTTTAGCcgaatgtcacttaacagttggtgcaacgtaatttaagttaagggttaaTTTtaacacttaacactaagtgcgtttggtgcaaacgggtcaaaatggttatatctttttatcaggtccgaatcggaaaaaatggtataggaagaaagtgtttcctttgacctcaataatctactgttaaaatattcgtacgagtgaAGGACTCGCCCTGTATGTGTAATTATAGAAAATGACGGTCAAGTTTTATGAAAATGACGGAAAATTCTATGGGTTCACCCATTATTTCCTCGGGCAATTACTCCAATTATGCGCGAATGTTGAACATGATCGCTCTAGCTTGACTCAAAACAAACAGCGTTCGGCTAATTAGATCTGAGTTTGGTGCGATGCACCCGCCGATAAATTATGCTATCAAGGCGGCCAAGTCTACCAggtggaaagaaaaaaacgTTACGAACCCGAACAGTCGAAGGACGATCTGGTCAAAGagcgaataaatgaaaaatctaACAGACGCTGCTTATTTTTCACGTAGGTtcactaatttcaaaattggtgAGTATTTTCTCCTTAAAAGTCACTCACAATACACTTTAAATTGATAGGAATGATTTGAGAATTTGGGGCATTGTTTTCATCTCAAAATGAGATCTTTCAATGGGTAATTCTGTGGAAATTTTATTTGGTAGGTAGAGGTATATTCCAAAAAACCAGGATGGTACTTGATGACTCTATAATTGGTAGCGAATTATAGGTTAATTTGCCTGCTTAAAAAGCGAGTTATTTTTCAAAGTATCATCGTTACTTTGGCCTGTCCTATGAATTatatcaataataattattttgtgtAATTTAGATAGCGTTGCTGGTTTTGTTAATCTTAACTGTTGGTATCTCATTATTTGTATCGCATATACAtaacatacagggtgtggcgtaatgaatggataatatggagcctgcaggtagaggactctatggcctttcagaaaaatatattttacgtttagtaaaagtgccttggttttcgagatattcgagattttcgaaaattcaagaaaatcacacccttcgccactctttttgcaggcaagactccaaatgaaggaattttttcaaacttttttttggatagtattcctggatgaatgcgctatcgaatgtaaattattatttttgaggcgcatgaatagtttttcataaataaaagaattaactcaaattttccgttttgcttatttttttttcccaagttcaacccagcgtgatgtgaaaaataatatggttacctgagtgccaaagcaagagaaaacatgcctgtttgactgagattctgaaatggtataactcactctattttcagcattaaatataaaataaatttctattacaatgagtcaaggcagagtttgacgtaagcctttttctttaatttttagcaactgaaatgggacttgcaagcagaataaagcaattattcataagaagttgtagagcatttagtacagctcctgatgcacactttgaacactttttgtaaaactcgattcaattaaacattattttaaaattggtttttttccctcgtattctttcattattaagccctatagttataaagttaataattgttaagcgaatttcaagtaacgaagtgaattttagcacttttgtaattaagaaaaaaagctgaaaattaggtaattttttattacattgagtcaagacccttgttacaaaaatgctgaaatttaatgcataacttgaaattaacttgataatattgatttcacaacgttggggttcaataataaaagaaaacgagaaaaaataacaattgtaaaatatcgtttcattgaataaagttttacaaatcacaaatgatgcttaaattggccTCCATgggttctgatacatgctctatagtctacactttccaatgaatcatagctttattgcatagatatcaacaattttaaaatgagtgtcgttgaattgaattaaatatcacaaaagattctctaagaggccaccatgagcttcaatAAATGCTCaataccttcttatagacgattgcttcattctgcttgcatttctcattttagctaataaaaattttagaaacactgtttacattaaactaggactcaactgattgcaataggaatttattttgtattaaatgctgagaatacagagagttataccttttcggaatctcaatgaaactggcataattttttttgcattggctctcaaggaaccatattatttttcacatcacGTTGGgttgaacttgggaaaaaaaaataagcaaaaccgaaaagttgagttagatatttttttcataaagaactattcatgcgtcccaaaaataatgaattacattcgatagatcatctatccggGAATACtaccaaaaaacagtttgaaaaaattccttcatttggagtcttgcctgcaaaacgagtggcgaagggtgtaattctcgtgaattttcgaaaatctccaatatctcgaaaaccaaggcaattttactaaacgtaaaatacatttttctgaaccgccatagagtcctctactcctaggctcaatattatccattcattacgccacaccctgtatatgattgtTCGGAATAATTGGACATATCCTTGATAAGCTAAGTAAAAATCgtaatggaataaaatttttcttgtCCTCAATTTTTCCAGCTTTCAAAGTTAAAATGTCACCAATAAAAAAACAACTCACTTCACTCAGAGGGAAAGTATTGTCCCAAGTAGGTAGATGAATATAATTTACACATGAGACAATTGAGCGTTTACATTTTGTACAAACAGATGTAAAAAACAATATACCATGAAAACATCGAAAAATCGAGCTGCTTTAAGCGATCATATTTTGATTGGTGTTAGAATTTTCGAGATCTGGAAGAATTAATCTCTGAAAAACACGATTGCAGTCACATTGCtagattttcgaataaattCGGAATACTTGAATGGTAGCAATTCGGAGTTTCTCAAAACAAATCGCATATCCAAAAACGAATCGGAGAAGAACTCAGTTATTTTCTCAACGAGTAATTCAtagtgaaattttttgtgtgtaTCCCAACTCGATCGATACATATCACAGTTATCTGAAACCGTCATATCACCGCAGAAACTTTTGAATACAATCGCATATACATGGTTGATTATTCATGATTCAATGGCAGTTTTCTCCATGGGTCGGTCGTTCCTACAAAACGGTCATATTCGCTGATATGAACTATGTGTATGAAACACACGAACAATCTTCAATTTCTATGAAAGCTCGATTCCCAAAGTATAAAGAGAGAAACACGTGTCAATCCCAATTATGGTCCATTTGAAGAACGTCTTTAGATAACTCCGGAACCAGATGTCCAATTTTGATGGGAATTTCACTGGAGTGTAGAGAATTTATTCGAGAAGGTTTTCGTGTGAAATCAGTGATTTCGAAGATAGACAAAGTCCTTGAAGTTATATAATTCTCTTCCGTTTTTCCTTCCAGACGATTTCCCGAAGGACTGCTCGGGCAAGCACCTGTCCACCACGAAATGGAGGAGAGAGAGGCGGAGCCGTCTCCCGGAGTACTCCAGGACGGAGGGTAGGAACGCCGAAGGCACCAACCTGACGTCACCGCCCGAGAACCCCTGCTCGACCAACGGCACCGGCGCGAACGGGTTCCAATCGCGGGTGCAGCCGAAGGAGACGCCGCTGGACATGAGCGTCCGGCAGAGGGGGTTGCCGCCCTCTTACGCGCAGACCGTCAACAACCCGGGGTACAGGTCGAGCTACAGGCCCGCCACCCTGAGCAACGGGCCCCCGCCGCCACCCCCAAAGGAAGAAATTCCTGCAGGTGTGAATCGAATCAATGGTATAGCCTAGTTACTTTTTTTTCTACACTAACACTTTGATATTCCCACCGATCATCGTCGTATTCTTCGTTTGAATAACGGACAGaaagagatagagggcgttttCGAAGGGTAGAACACAGCAAAATGAACGGTTTTACCAAAAATCTCCTCTGCGAAACTTTCAAGATGCGAGGTTGACCAGAACGTCTTTAAAACGTCGAAAATATACGGGAAAAACATAACTGAATGGCAGGAGTATGAGGATCCATGTTCTGAAAGAGCGTTCCAATTTTGGTAGAAATCGTAAAGGGggtttttgagttattccaATTTTTCTAAAATTGTTGTTAACACGCTGCAGTTCACAATTTCGAACGTATCGAATTCAATTTCAGCAGAATCATGAGGATCCACGGTGTTAAGAAGCCTATTGATTTTGGCGGAAATCTGACAAACATTTTTAGAGTTATTCGAATTTTTCTCTAAAATAGTCGTGGACAATCTACATTTCGCAATTTTGGATCTATCCATGTGAAATTTCCGCACGTTGGTGATCATCGAAAACGTGATTCAACTGTCTTCACACGTTCCGCGTCTTCGGCCGTCTGCCAGGCCCgtactcgaaatttcatcgaaacgCATTGGACTTGAAATGGTGATAACTATTAAACCTTTGAAACTGACGATTTAGGCCCGGCTGTTCAATTCGTGATgaaagttaatcctggattaattttgacatttccgttcaaatcAGTTAcgttaatccaggattaactttaatctcgGTTTAAACCAgaattgaacaaccgagccttagggtgaatttttttttttttttgatgagttgaatctttatggaaaaaattactAACCATTGAAGAAATTCCCtgaaatcttgaaaaaaaattgacagaaGCATTCTTGCAGGTATATCGATGTGCGATCCGATCATAGACGAGCATTTCAGACGGTCGCTGGGGGAGAACTACCAAACGCTCTACTTGAACAACAATTCCAAAGATTCCACGTTAGCGAAAACCCCCCAACCGGCGAATGCGACCGTTCAACCGATCGTTCCCAACCACAACCACCACCCCCACCACGACATTGGAGACCTGATGGACGACACCGGTCTGTCGGTCGACGATCATTTCGCCAAGGCGCTCGGCGAGACCTGGCTGAAGTTGAACAAGAAACAGCAGGAGATCAAGGGCGGTTCCGGCGACAACCTGGTCAGCATCTGAGGGGCCGTCGTCGTTCGCGATATCTATACCGTTTCCTAGTAGgtttaaattgaattttgatatgtATACCGTTAACAGatagtttgaaattgatgtgtAGATGAAGTCAACGAAAAAACCAAGAATTGACCCGAGGGGTTTCGGTCTGAGTTGCCAGAATTGAAACGAGGTCCACCCTGTATACCGACTATTCAGATTCAGAAAAGTTGTGGTCCAAACGGCCTCCACCCTTGGAAGGATTGACAAAAATTGGTCCAAACGACCATCGCCCGCCCCGTTGCTATGTTATTTGAATGCGTCGCTAAGGATTTTCGCATGATTTTTCGATTGGTCGGAACCTAAGCGCTttctattgaaattttcaatcaaaTGTCAATGTTTTGACCTTTTAAGCATTTTTTCTGCTACTTCTCGGACGGTTTAAGGGGTTGAAGTGCCAACTGGAGATAATTATGTCCTTCGTGATTTGACATAGGTGGTCCGTGACAAAAAATCCCAAAATTCGCGACAGTTTTGGACGGGCAACTTGGGAGTCTCCTTAGGTGAGTGCTTTTACTCGgaaatgaaatgttgaaagtCCTCCCGAATCTTAAATGAATTATTTAAAGATTTCTCTCGAATTAGTTTGGTAGTGCCTTACATGGTTTCACGCGTTCGCGTGAAATGTAGAACTGAAGTTCTTCTTTGTTCGTAGCATCAgggattttcttcatttttcgtTTTACCTCATTGTTGGCTAGTTTTATCGTTGGTTTGTTCTTGATCGGGGCATATCAGAAGTTGGAATTTCCATCGGAATTGGATTTCCGAAGATACGTATTGTCTATcagatatttcattttttgtttctgTAAGGGGAGTCTTAAATACGTATTATACATTATTCATTCCtatactttttcatttcctcttGTTTATTTGAGACGTGATTGttttaatttttgtaaataacaaAACACCATCAGGTAATCCTCAATAAATGTAGatgtatataatttttaatTGTATATAATGTTATGATTACtcttattaatttttatttatgtgGCTAGTTCTATCTTTTATGTTTATGTAAATAAGTGACCAatgttattttattattatgtatATTCCTTTGCGATATACGTAACTCACTtatctgttgttttttttttaaccttattgaaaatttagtCGAAGTTCCTAGATTTAAAGCGACGAAACTCTAGGGTGAAGAACTTTTATCTGGAAAGTTTCATTATTGAGTCGAAAGTGGTAAGGTAAGTACACAGTGCTCAACAATTTATAGACATCAcgtacgaggatatatcgaaaaattcttagcctactataggaccaaacaaaatttcaaggtcaaaatattttattactcaacatattctcctcttgattggataaatttattacagcgaagctgcaacgtctctagacctttcaaaaaaatatgtttcttcttcctctgcaaattagacctccacagcttttattacctcctcgttggaagaaaatttacgaccttttaaactttttttcagttgaggaaagagatgatagtcggatagagccaaatctggtggataaggggggtgttctagtaattcaaaccttaaatcacgaattttttgcatggcaacatgagatttgtgtgcaggggcgttgtcctgcagaaacaaaacaccttaagatagctttccgcgttttttctctttaattttttccgtagagtgatcagtaatgtcgaaaagtattctccggttattgttctatccttatccaaaaaatcaatcatgattactccatggcaatcccaaaaaacttaagcaagaacttttccagcagatgtttggacacgaaacttcttaggtcttggagaaccagagtgtcgccattccatcgattgttgctttgtttctggatcgtagaaatggacccaagtctcatccatagtaacaataattcggttttagaagtctacatcgttttcaaatcgagcacagagcGAACTCTATGcctctacccttgcacgcttttggtcgtCAAcctttggggatccattttgcagcaatttttctcatgtccaaattgacgtaaaatatatgatgaacgcgttagtatgaaatatgcagtgcttcagatatccgtttcagcccaattcgacggtctgataaaatcatgtcatgaactgcatcgatattttcggggactgacacagaaactggctttcccgatcggtcatcatcttcaatggaaagttcacctcttttgaagcttgcagtccaatttttcacggtcgcatacgaaggacaatgatcaccaagggtattaagcatatcttcgtaaatctgcttacctcttaacccttttaaatacaggtaggtactcgatactccaatttttcgattttcacaatttcagtcgACATCTTCTGTCTTAATTTattcgtaactctggtttacttttttgacctcaaacttcacacttacacttctaatgagttattgttcttttctgaggaaatatttttttatgcatggaactgctcTAGACGTACTggatagatatcaatacatcctcgtatagtaCTGACGGTTTCTAAAATACTACCGGTCGCTacccttgatgaatcaccctgtacaatataCAAGGCCAATCGTGTATGCCGATCAATATTTCTTGAAATTATAGTTTTTGCGTAAATCTAACCAATTTTTACTGAACTGCAAGATAAAAAAGGGAAGAATTGCCAGTAAACGCGCTGTTTCTAGTCT
Above is a window of Coccinella septempunctata chromosome 5, icCocSept1.1, whole genome shotgun sequence DNA encoding:
- the LOC123313785 gene encoding transcription cofactor vestigial-like protein 4 isoform X2, whose amino-acid sequence is MRLCFSDDIHVEPKGSRSRDKMEDTESPLDVLSRAATMLQENQDALSNSDDFPKDCSGKHLSTTKWRRERRSRLPEYSRTEGRNAEGTNLTSPPENPCSTNGTGANGFQSRVQPKETPLDMSVRQRGLPPSYAQTVNNPGYRSSYRPATLSNGPPPPPPKEEIPAGISMCDPIIDEHFRRSLGENYQTLYLNNNSKDSTLAKTPQPANATVQPIVPNHNHHPHHDIGDLMDDTGLSVDDHFAKALGETWLKLNKKQQEIKGGSGDNLVSI
- the LOC123313785 gene encoding uncharacterized protein LOC123313785 isoform X3 gives rise to the protein MELPNFLQDILRMSYLMGAQEAYGIHRKERNAFWQPWIDKDDFPKDCSGKHLSTTKWRRERRSRLPEYSRTEGRNAEGTNLTSPPENPCSTNGTGANGFQSRVQPKETPLDMSVRQRGLPPSYAQTVNNPGYRSSYRPATLSNGPPPPPPKEEIPAGVNRINGISMCDPIIDEHFRRSLGENYQTLYLNNNSKDSTLAKTPQPANATVQPIVPNHNHHPHHDIGDLMDDTGLSVDDHFAKALGETWLKLNKKQQEIKGGSGDNLVSI
- the LOC123313785 gene encoding transcription cofactor vestigial-like protein 4 isoform X1 is translated as MRLCFSDDIHVEPKGSRSRDKMEDTESPLDVLSRAATMLQENQDALSNSDDFPKDCSGKHLSTTKWRRERRSRLPEYSRTEGRNAEGTNLTSPPENPCSTNGTGANGFQSRVQPKETPLDMSVRQRGLPPSYAQTVNNPGYRSSYRPATLSNGPPPPPPKEEIPAGVNRINGISMCDPIIDEHFRRSLGENYQTLYLNNNSKDSTLAKTPQPANATVQPIVPNHNHHPHHDIGDLMDDTGLSVDDHFAKALGETWLKLNKKQQEIKGGSGDNLVSI
- the LOC123313785 gene encoding transcription cofactor vestigial-like protein 4 isoform X5, with amino-acid sequence MEDTESPLDVLSRAATMLQENQDALSNSDDFPKDCSGKHLSTTKWRRERRSRLPEYSRTEGRNAEGTNLTSPPENPCSTNGTGANGFQSRVQPKETPLDMSVRQRGLPPSYAQTVNNPGYRSSYRPATLSNGPPPPPPKEEIPAGVNRINGISMCDPIIDEHFRRSLGENYQTLYLNNNSKDSTLAKTPQPANATVQPIVPNHNHHPHHDIGDLMDDTGLSVDDHFAKALGETWLKLNKKQQEIKGGSGDNLVSI
- the LOC123313785 gene encoding uncharacterized protein LOC123313785 isoform X4, with the protein product MELPNFLQDILRMSYLMGAQEAYGIHRKERNAFWQPWIDKDDFPKDCSGKHLSTTKWRRERRSRLPEYSRTEGRNAEGTNLTSPPENPCSTNGTGANGFQSRVQPKETPLDMSVRQRGLPPSYAQTVNNPGYRSSYRPATLSNGPPPPPPKEEIPAGISMCDPIIDEHFRRSLGENYQTLYLNNNSKDSTLAKTPQPANATVQPIVPNHNHHPHHDIGDLMDDTGLSVDDHFAKALGETWLKLNKKQQEIKGGSGDNLVSI